In Nitrospinota bacterium, the DNA window TTATTGGGTTAGTTTAAGACTTAGTTCTATTTTTTTAAAAGAAAGAGTCCTTCATCCTTGCAATCGTTAATAGCTCCTCAATATCTTAAAATTTGTCCAACCAAACTTCTTTTACTATCGTCTTTATAATACTTATAGACAAAAGTTAAATCGATTCTCCTTGATGGAAACCCTCTATTAATATATAATTTTAATAACTTATTATTTTTAAATTATTTTTAAAGTTATTTAGGATGAAAGAGGTCATAAGTAAGATTTCTAAAGGGATATTAAAGAGAGAGTTTTCAAGCGATGAAGAGAGGGATACGTTATTAAAAAAACTGAATTTTTCATTCTGTAAAGACGTATGGAATACCCTTATCAAGATTTCTAAACATACAAAGTTTAATTCCCTTTTCCCTGATTTTTTCCCTCAGTTTCTCAAAGAACTATCCTTTTGCTTTGATCCAGACATGGCTCTAAAAAACTTTGAGAGATTTTCTGAAATAATCTATGACAAAAATTATCTCTATACGATTCTTAATAGTGAACCCTGGAAACTCAAGATACTAGTCAGTCTTTTTTCAGGGAGTCAATTCTTAAGTGATGCTCTCTTCCAGAATCCTGAATATTTTGACTGGTTAACAGATAGAGATACCCTTGATAGCCCCAAGTTCAAAGATACTCTCTACAAAGAATTAAAGGAAATGATTGAAAAAGCAGTATCCTATGATGACAAGTTAAGGGTACTGAGGCAGTTTAAAAAGAGAGAGTTTTTGAGGATAGGTCTCAGAGATCTTTTGAGAAAAGCAGATTTTGTAGAAACTGTTGAAGACCTCTCAAACCTAGCAGATATCTGCCTGCAAAAGGCCTATGAATTTTGCAATAGAGAATTGTTAGAAAAATTTGGAGTCCCCATGTTTATCGACAAGGATGGGGGGGAGAGGGTCTGTGAATTTGTTATTTTAGGTATGGGCAAGCTTGGAGGGAGGGAGTTGAACTTTAGTTCTGATATAGACTTAATATATCTCTATTCTTCAGATAAGGGTGGCACAGCTGGAATTAAAGAATTAGGCGATAATATAATAAACAAGATTACCAATCATGAGTATTTTTGCAGGCTAGCCCAAATGATAACAAGCGCTATAAATAATGTTACAGAGGATGGCTTTGTCTTCAGGGTTGATTTACGATTGAGGCCAGAAGGAAAGAGTGGTGATATTGCAGGTTCTTTAAGAAGCTATGAGATTTATTATGAGTCTTGGGGAGAGCCATGGGAGAGGCAGGCCCTGATTAAGACAAGACCTGTCGCGGGGAGTGAGCGATTGGGTAAAGAATTTTTGGATATTATAA includes these proteins:
- a CDS encoding bifunctional [glutamate--ammonia ligase]-adenylyl-L-tyrosine phosphorylase/[glutamate--ammonia-ligase] adenylyltransferase, encoding MKEVISKISKGILKREFSSDEERDTLLKKLNFSFCKDVWNTLIKISKHTKFNSLFPDFFPQFLKELSFCFDPDMALKNFERFSEIIYDKNYLYTILNSEPWKLKILVSLFSGSQFLSDALFQNPEYFDWLTDRDTLDSPKFKDTLYKELKEMIEKAVSYDDKLRVLRQFKKREFLRIGLRDLLRKADFVETVEDLSNLADICLQKAYEFCNRELLEKFGVPMFIDKDGGERVCEFVILGMGKLGGRELNFSSDIDLIYLYSSDKGGTAGIKELGDNIINKITNHEYFCRLAQMITSAINNVTEDGFVFRVDLRLRPEGKSGDIAGSLRSYEIYYESWGEPWERQALIKTRPVAGSERLGKEFLDIIKPFVYRKYLDYSSLEEIKDMKERIDQNVQKKGIKGEDIKLGHGGIREIEFLIQ